GCGGCAGGTGGAAGACCATACGATGCAGTTGATTGGCAAGGTAAACGAAGCACTGGACACCAAAATGGAAAATTTGCAGAACATGACGTATCTGATTGCTTTTAACCCCGATATCGGGGAGTTCTGGAAAGGGAAGACGCTGGCTGACGGCCACGCGGGTCATGCGAGTGTAATAACACCGGAAAACCAGGGGGAGCAGACTCAGAACTCGGGGCAAAATCAGGCTCTCAGCTCCAAGCAGGCATTAAGTTCTGTACAGGAGCAGGATACGGTGTATAAAATGAAGCAATTTTTGCAGGGCTATACTACGTTATATCCTGAAATTGCAGGGATTCTGATCGTGAACGAAAAAGGCGACTATATCAGCAACGAAATGTATGCTCGAAGCACGCGTAGCCTGACGGAAGAAGATTGGTACCAACAGGCGGCGCAGCATGCAGGCATATTCACTGTGCTAGGACAGCCGAGCCACCGTAATGTGACCACTCATGTCCGGTACAAGGACAGTGAAATTGTCTCCGTCGTTCGTTCGGTTACGGATTCGGAAACCGGACGCGTGCTAGGCGCGATAATGATTGACCTCAAGCTACGGGCTGTGTCGCAGGCCGCCAGAGATGTAACCTTGGGCAAAAGTGGCTATTTAATGGTGACAGATGCTGAGGGACGCAGCGTGTACAGGCCGGATATGCCTTTGATTGAGCGCATTCCGCCGCAATGGTTCGGGGCAGGTGACAGCGGGATGTTTACCCGTGAAACTGGGGGCAGGGAATTGCTATTCATGTTCAGGGCTTCCGAATTCACGGGCTGGAGAACAGTGGGGGTATTCCCGGCACGCGAATCTACACTGGAAGTGCGACAAATTCAGTTCTATGTCGTCTGTTTTGTTTTCATTGTATGTCTATTTGGCTTAACGGCATCCTTGCGATTGTCGAGTTCCATTGCGCAGCCAATTTTCCGGCTGATGTCCTATATGCGGACGGCAGAGACAGGGGATCTTACAGTTCGCCAATGGAGTGACCGTGGGGATGAAGTCGGAATGTTGGGGCGGAGCTTTAACCGGATGCTGGAGCAAATTCGCCGTCTTATGTCCCTTAGCGAACTGAGGGAACGGCAAAAACGGGATGCCGAGCTGCGCAGCCTTCAGGAGCATATTAAGCCCCATTTTCTATACAATACGCTAGATACCATTCATTGGATGGCCCGAAGAAATGGAGCAGACGACGTATCTGACATGGTAGGAGCGCTATCGAGATTGTTCCGTCTCGGGCTGAGCAAGGGGGATGACTTTATTCCGCTGCGCTCCGAGATGGAGCATATATCGAGCTATATGCAAATCCAGCAAACCCGCTATCGTGACCGACTTCGCTGGGAATTGAATGTACCCGACGAGCTACAGGATCTGTTCGTGTTGAAGTTAATGCTTCAGCCTGTAGTGGAAAATGCGATTTATCACGGCATCAAGGCCAGACGAGGCCCAGGCACGATTTGGATAGAAGCTAAAGCTGAGGGCGACAAGCTGCTGCTGACGGTACGTGATGATGGCGCAGGGATGACGGCAGGCCGTCTGCGTGAACTGCGTGAATGGCTGGAAATACCCCTGGAGGCGATGGAAGGAAAGCAGCAGCAAAAGGGAGTTAGTACCCATGGCAGAAGCTATGGCATGCTGAATGTACAAGCGCGTATCCGATTGTCTTTTGGTGAGGAATATGGAATTGTACTGGAGAGCACAGAAGGGACAGGTACCTGCGTGACGATCACTCATCCGTTGCTGCTGGATATGGCGCAACTGAAGAAGCCTTATGAAAAAGGAGAGGGTCAGGATGACGAAATCAAAGGGCAGAGACAACTCAACGACGGTGAGTCTGATTGACCAGGCCATAACGGAAGTGATAACAGGGACAGCACAGCGTTACCAAGTATTGATTGCAGATGATGAGCCGATCATCCGAGAGGGGATACGGGATTGCATAGACTGGGCGGCACTCGGCATGGAGGTTGCAGCTGAGGCGGAGGATGGTGAAGAAGCGCTGGAGCTGGTGGGTCAGCTTAGCATAGACATCATGCTGGTCGATATGAATATGCCGTTCATGGACGGGATTGAACTGATTCGTCGGCTGCGGGAAGTACGTCCGGAGTGCCGCTGTCTAATCATTTCCGGGCATGATGAATTTGCTTATGCGCAGGAGGCAGTCCGACTTGGCGTAGAGGATTATATCTTGAAGCCGGTAGATGCTGAGCAGCTTCACGCTGCGCTGTCACGGCTCGGTCAGCGGCTCGAGGAAGAGCGTAAGCGTGCCGCCTATGTAGAACAAGCTGCCGGGCAGATTGAGCGGAATATTCCGTTGTTGCGCCAGCGGTTTTGCCTGGAATGGCTGGAAGGGCAACATACGGGCATAGACGTCATGGAGCAGTTGGCGTTTTTACGGCTTCCATCGCGGCCGCCTGCTCAGATCGGTGTCGTACGGTGGCCAGCGGCAGAGGCCCGGCAGACGATTATGCGCGAGAATGACCGCCAGTTGTTTCTTTTTGCCGCTGAGAATATTATTGGCGAACTGCTGGAGGACCTGCCACATGTATTGTTCCGCGATGCGAACGGGCTGATCGGCATATGCCTGTGGCAGGAGGCACCCGAGACGATTGGCGCTGCCATGGAGCAGGCGATTGGACGCTACCTGAATATAGCGGTTCATACGCATGTGGAATCCAACGCGGGTGGGCTGGAAGGCGCAATGGATGCGTACCGGGTGTGTCGGGATCGGGTGTATGGCGAATCGCAGCTGTCTCCCATCGTACGCCGTGCTCGGCAGCTTATTCAGGAAGGCTACGCAGACCGGGAGTTGACGCTGGAAGCCCTTGCTTCGCGGCTACAAGTATCCGCCGTATATCTCAGCCGTGTGCTGAAAAAGGAGCTCA
The Paenibacillus peoriae DNA segment above includes these coding regions:
- a CDS encoding cache domain-containing sensor histidine kinase, whose amino-acid sequence is MMPRLRLRNMPLRYQLMLLFLLFGIVPSLGLGLLVNWTVERIIERQVEDHTMQLIGKVNEALDTKMENLQNMTYLIAFNPDIGEFWKGKTLADGHAGHASVITPENQGEQTQNSGQNQALSSKQALSSVQEQDTVYKMKQFLQGYTTLYPEIAGILIVNEKGDYISNEMYARSTRSLTEEDWYQQAAQHAGIFTVLGQPSHRNVTTHVRYKDSEIVSVVRSVTDSETGRVLGAIMIDLKLRAVSQAARDVTLGKSGYLMVTDAEGRSVYRPDMPLIERIPPQWFGAGDSGMFTRETGGRELLFMFRASEFTGWRTVGVFPARESTLEVRQIQFYVVCFVFIVCLFGLTASLRLSSSIAQPIFRLMSYMRTAETGDLTVRQWSDRGDEVGMLGRSFNRMLEQIRRLMSLSELRERQKRDAELRSLQEHIKPHFLYNTLDTIHWMARRNGADDVSDMVGALSRLFRLGLSKGDDFIPLRSEMEHISSYMQIQQTRYRDRLRWELNVPDELQDLFVLKLMLQPVVENAIYHGIKARRGPGTIWIEAKAEGDKLLLTVRDDGAGMTAGRLRELREWLEIPLEAMEGKQQQKGVSTHGRSYGMLNVQARIRLSFGEEYGIVLESTEGTGTCVTITHPLLLDMAQLKKPYEKGEGQDDEIKGQRQLNDGESD
- a CDS encoding response regulator — translated: MTKSKGRDNSTTVSLIDQAITEVITGTAQRYQVLIADDEPIIREGIRDCIDWAALGMEVAAEAEDGEEALELVGQLSIDIMLVDMNMPFMDGIELIRRLREVRPECRCLIISGHDEFAYAQEAVRLGVEDYILKPVDAEQLHAALSRLGQRLEEERKRAAYVEQAAGQIERNIPLLRQRFCLEWLEGQHTGIDVMEQLAFLRLPSRPPAQIGVVRWPAAEARQTIMRENDRQLFLFAAENIIGELLEDLPHVLFRDANGLIGICLWQEAPETIGAAMEQAIGRYLNIAVHTHVESNAGGLEGAMDAYRVCRDRVYGESQLSPIVRRARQLIQEGYADRELTLEALASRLQVSAVYLSRVLKKELNDSFVTLVTRARIRKAVQLLDSTTLSIYDIAERTGYDSQHYFSTAFKKTMGVSPVQYRKGGGIQENSSE